From Vibrio aerogenes, a single genomic window includes:
- the csrA gene encoding carbon storage regulator CsrA — translation MLILTRRVGETLMIGDEVTVTVLGVKGNQVRIGVNAPKEVSVHREEIYMRIQSEKGNGNSSSPTGY, via the coding sequence ATGCTAATTTTGACTCGCCGTGTGGGCGAAACGCTAATGATAGGTGATGAAGTCACGGTAACTGTACTCGGTGTAAAAGGTAACCAGGTGCGGATTGGTGTTAATGCTCCGAAAGAAGTATCAGTCCATCGTGAAGAAATATACATGCGTATACAGTCAGAAAAAGGAAATGGTAACTCAAGTTCACCAACCGGTTACTGA
- a CDS encoding oxaloacetate decarboxylase subunit gamma: MNHVESLLIEASTLMVTGMLVVFLFLTLMVLAVTLMSKILPEETPDLSPDSLTAKENSSIPSENGPGAPVIAAISAAVHQYRSSITRS, encoded by the coding sequence ATGAATCACGTAGAAAGTTTACTGATCGAAGCTTCAACCTTAATGGTAACCGGAATGTTAGTTGTTTTTTTATTCCTTACTCTAATGGTTTTAGCCGTAACATTAATGTCCAAAATTCTTCCTGAGGAAACTCCGGATCTGTCACCAGATTCCCTGACTGCAAAAGAGAATTCCTCAATACCATCAGAAAACGGGCCCGGAGCCCCGGTTATTGCTGCTATTTCTGCTGCTGTTCATCAATACCGCTCATCGATAACTCGTTCATAG